A portion of the Hymenobacter gelipurpurascens genome contains these proteins:
- the secA gene encoding preprotein translocase subunit SecA: protein MFDFLGKTVAKIFGSKSDRDLKEIVPYVALINAEYANLAQLSDDELRARTNEVRARIDAHLKGIDDQIAALHQRVNEDASLDAIQKEQLFDQIDALEKQRNKELEVVLMEVLPVSFAITKETARRYAQNGQLVVTATDYDREYASRKGNVTIQGDKAIWSNKWLAAGAEITWDMVHYDVQLIGGVVLHQGKISEMATGEGKTLVSTLPAFLNALAKRGVHLVTVNDYLAKRDSEWNAPLFEFHGITVDCIDKHQPNTDARRKAYLADITYGTNNEFGFDYLRDNMARDPEELVQRKHHYAMVDEVDSVLIDDARTPLIISGPVPRGDVHEFYILKPRIQMLVDAQKKQVQNYLVEARKLIKEGKDGPKEGEGGLALFRAYRGLPKSKPLIKFLSETGMRAVLQKTENHYLQDNQRQMPQADMPLFFTIDEKNNQIELTEKGIDLITGQGEDHQFFIMPDIGSELAVIENNKELSGEDKLHQKEKVMDDFQEKSERIHTINQLLKAYTLFEKDDQYILTDDGKVKIVDEQTGRVMEGRRYSDGLHQAIEAKENVRVEDATQTYATVTLQNYFRMYHKLGGMTGTAETEAGEFWEIYKLDVVVIPTNRGIARKDEHDKVFKTVREKYNAVAEEIQTLVQAGRPVLVGTTSVEISELVSRMLKLRGIPHQVLNAKQNQREAEIVAGAGYPGTVTIATNMAGRGTDIKLKETSKESGGLAIIGTERHESRRVDRQLRGRAGRQGDPGSSQFFVSLEDNLMRLFGSDRIAKLMDRMGLEEGEVIQHSMITSSIERAQKKVEENNFGTRKRLLEYDDVMNAQREVVYKRRRNALHGERLELDIWNMIYDVCEDIVVGHKGTNDFEDFKLAVIRVFGYDTHLTAQELSGMQPGPLTQKLYDEALGYYQSKNDFIAGNNMPLINDLLSQNSPYENIAIPFTDGRKQIQAIANLRRAQATGGHDVIRGMEKVVVLSVIDEAWTKHLRAMDDLKQVVQNAVYEQKDPLLVYKFESFELFKQMIGKVNEDTIQFLFRADVPMQAGQDGYDEPEYFTEDELPVAPPMPKLKAEKEISSVSLGAGPEDLEQAGISPQVLEKQQPAKSQKVANRNDKVSVQYMDGRIVRDVKFKSVEDDLLNDRCVLVD, encoded by the coding sequence ATGTTTGATTTTCTAGGGAAAACTGTCGCCAAGATTTTCGGTTCTAAATCGGACCGGGACTTGAAGGAGATTGTTCCGTATGTGGCGTTGATTAATGCCGAATATGCCAATCTGGCACAACTCAGCGACGATGAGCTGCGCGCCCGCACCAATGAGGTTCGGGCCCGGATTGATGCCCACCTCAAGGGCATTGATGACCAGATTGCCGCCCTACATCAGCGTGTGAACGAAGATGCTTCGCTGGATGCTATCCAGAAGGAGCAACTCTTCGACCAGATTGATGCCCTGGAAAAGCAGCGCAACAAAGAGTTGGAGGTGGTGCTGATGGAAGTGCTGCCCGTTTCCTTTGCCATCACCAAAGAAACTGCCCGCCGCTACGCCCAAAACGGCCAGTTGGTAGTAACTGCTACTGACTACGACCGGGAGTACGCTAGCCGCAAAGGCAACGTAACCATTCAGGGTGATAAAGCTATCTGGAGCAACAAGTGGCTCGCGGCCGGCGCCGAAATCACCTGGGATATGGTGCACTACGATGTGCAGCTGATTGGCGGCGTAGTGCTGCACCAAGGTAAGATTTCGGAAATGGCTACGGGCGAAGGTAAAACCCTCGTTTCGACGCTGCCCGCATTCCTGAACGCCTTGGCTAAGCGCGGTGTGCACTTGGTAACGGTAAACGATTACCTCGCCAAGCGTGACTCGGAGTGGAACGCGCCGCTGTTCGAATTCCACGGCATCACCGTGGACTGCATCGATAAGCACCAGCCCAATACCGATGCCCGCCGCAAGGCCTACCTCGCTGATATCACCTACGGTACCAACAACGAGTTCGGTTTCGACTACCTGCGCGACAACATGGCCCGCGACCCCGAGGAGCTGGTGCAGCGCAAGCACCACTACGCCATGGTCGACGAAGTAGACTCCGTACTGATTGACGATGCCCGTACGCCGCTCATCATCTCCGGCCCCGTGCCGCGCGGCGATGTGCACGAGTTCTATATCCTGAAGCCCCGCATTCAGATGCTGGTGGACGCGCAGAAAAAGCAGGTACAGAACTACCTGGTAGAAGCGCGTAAGCTCATCAAGGAAGGCAAAGACGGCCCGAAAGAAGGGGAGGGTGGCCTAGCGCTGTTCCGCGCCTACCGCGGCCTTCCCAAGAGCAAGCCACTCATCAAGTTCCTGTCGGAAACTGGCATGCGCGCTGTGCTCCAGAAAACGGAGAACCATTACCTGCAGGACAACCAGCGCCAGATGCCCCAGGCCGATATGCCGCTGTTCTTCACCATTGATGAGAAGAACAACCAGATCGAGCTGACGGAAAAAGGCATTGACCTGATTACCGGCCAGGGCGAAGACCATCAGTTCTTCATCATGCCCGACATTGGCTCGGAGTTGGCGGTTATTGAAAACAACAAGGAGCTGAGCGGCGAAGACAAGCTGCACCAGAAGGAGAAGGTGATGGACGACTTCCAGGAGAAGTCGGAGCGGATCCACACCATCAACCAGCTCCTGAAGGCCTATACGCTGTTTGAGAAGGATGACCAGTATATCCTCACCGACGACGGCAAAGTAAAAATTGTAGATGAGCAGACCGGCCGTGTCATGGAAGGTCGTCGTTACTCCGATGGCCTGCACCAGGCCATTGAGGCCAAGGAAAACGTGCGCGTAGAAGACGCCACGCAGACCTACGCCACTGTAACGCTGCAGAACTACTTCCGCATGTACCACAAGCTGGGCGGCATGACGGGTACGGCTGAAACCGAAGCCGGCGAGTTCTGGGAAATCTATAAGCTCGACGTGGTAGTAATTCCTACCAACCGCGGCATTGCCCGCAAAGACGAGCACGACAAAGTATTCAAGACCGTTCGGGAGAAATATAACGCCGTAGCCGAGGAAATTCAGACGCTGGTGCAAGCTGGCCGCCCCGTGCTGGTAGGTACTACATCGGTAGAAATTTCTGAGCTGGTGAGCCGCATGCTGAAGCTGCGCGGTATTCCTCACCAGGTACTGAATGCCAAGCAAAACCAGCGCGAAGCTGAGATTGTGGCAGGTGCCGGCTACCCTGGCACCGTGACCATTGCCACCAACATGGCTGGCCGTGGTACCGACATCAAGCTCAAGGAAACCTCCAAAGAGTCGGGTGGCCTAGCCATCATCGGCACGGAGCGCCACGAGTCGCGGCGCGTTGACCGCCAGCTGCGTGGTCGGGCCGGCCGTCAGGGCGACCCAGGATCTTCGCAGTTCTTCGTGAGCTTGGAGGATAACCTGATGCGTCTGTTCGGCTCCGACCGGATTGCCAAACTCATGGACCGTATGGGCCTGGAAGAAGGCGAGGTGATTCAGCACTCCATGATTACTTCTTCTATTGAGCGTGCTCAGAAGAAAGTAGAAGAAAACAACTTCGGCACTCGAAAGCGTTTGCTGGAGTATGATGACGTGATGAACGCCCAGCGCGAAGTGGTGTACAAGCGCCGCCGCAACGCCCTGCACGGTGAGCGTTTGGAGCTGGATATCTGGAACATGATTTACGATGTTTGCGAAGACATCGTGGTAGGCCACAAAGGCACCAACGACTTCGAAGACTTCAAGCTGGCCGTTATTCGGGTGTTCGGTTACGACACCCACCTGACGGCGCAGGAGCTGAGCGGTATGCAGCCCGGTCCGCTCACGCAGAAGCTGTATGATGAGGCCCTCGGCTACTACCAGAGCAAGAACGACTTCATTGCCGGCAACAACATGCCGCTGATCAATGACCTGCTCAGCCAGAACTCGCCCTACGAGAACATTGCCATTCCATTCACCGATGGTCGTAAGCAGATTCAGGCAATTGCCAACCTGCGCCGCGCCCAGGCCACGGGTGGCCACGATGTAATTCGGGGCATGGAAAAAGTGGTGGTGCTGTCGGTTATCGATGAGGCCTGGACCAAGCACCTACGCGCCATGGACGACCTGAAGCAGGTAGTACAGAACGCGGTGTACGAGCAGAAAGACCCGCTGTTGGTGTACAAGTTCGAGTCATTCGAGTTGTTCAAGCAGATGATCGGGAAGGTAAACGAAGACACCATCCAGTTCCTGTTCCGCGCCGATGTGCCCATGCAGGCTGGCCAGGATGGCTACGACGAGCCCGAGTACTTCACCGAAGACGAGCTGCCCGTAGCGCCGCCCATGCCCAAGCTGAAGGCCGAGAAAGAAATTTCTTCCGTATCGCTAGGGGCCGGCCCCGAGGATCTAGAGCAGGCGGGCATTTCGCCACAGGTGCTGGAAAAGCAGCAGCCGGCTAAGTCGCAGAAAGTGGCGAACCGCAACGATAAAGTGAGCGTGCAGTACATGGATGGCCGCATCGTGCGCGACGTAAAGTTCAAGTCAGTAGAAGACGACTTGCTAAATGATCGTTGCGTGCTGGTCGACTAG
- a CDS encoding acyltransferase family protein has protein sequence MQNNFDAVRLSLALIVVLCHLAVLSEVPAFQPFLTYLSADFAVKGFFVISGCLVTRSFLSSASGLEYAEKRARRIYPAYFVTICVAWLIGLAATTLPVREFLHTPATYKHLLANASFLNFLQPTLPGVFEQHPVPVMNASLWTIKVELCLYGCVPVLVLLFRRMGPYATMLLAFAVALSWELLLPHIPGLSSKMQAELGRQFPGALHLFALGALFTIEEQRLGHYLGRIALASVLAFWLLHDSGLRLVVEPVCYAACVLFLATRLPFRIPVGQWGDLSYGTYLLHFPLIQLFIALGSFHQQSWGGLALLLLVVLGAAFLLWHSVEKPFLKRNSHYVPAENVTASAKI, from the coding sequence ATGCAAAACAACTTCGACGCGGTGCGGCTAAGCTTGGCACTGATTGTTGTATTATGTCATTTAGCGGTGCTGTCCGAGGTGCCGGCCTTTCAGCCTTTCCTCACCTATCTATCGGCTGATTTTGCCGTGAAAGGATTCTTTGTCATCAGTGGCTGCTTGGTTACTCGCAGTTTTCTGAGTAGCGCCTCTGGCCTGGAGTATGCCGAAAAGCGTGCGCGCCGTATTTATCCGGCTTACTTCGTGACTATATGCGTGGCGTGGCTGATAGGCCTAGCTGCGACAACGCTGCCTGTAAGGGAGTTTTTGCATACGCCGGCAACCTACAAGCACCTGTTAGCCAACGCCAGCTTCCTCAACTTCCTGCAGCCTACGTTGCCGGGAGTATTCGAGCAGCATCCGGTGCCCGTCATGAATGCTTCGCTCTGGACTATCAAAGTGGAGCTGTGCCTGTATGGCTGCGTGCCCGTACTGGTGCTGCTGTTCCGCCGGATGGGGCCATATGCTACGATGCTTTTAGCCTTTGCCGTAGCCCTGTCCTGGGAGCTTCTGTTGCCGCATATACCGGGCCTCAGCTCAAAAATGCAGGCTGAACTGGGCCGGCAATTTCCAGGAGCGTTGCACCTTTTTGCGTTAGGAGCCTTGTTCACCATAGAAGAGCAGCGTCTAGGCCACTACTTGGGCCGGATTGCGCTGGCCTCGGTTCTGGCGTTCTGGTTGTTGCATGATAGTGGCCTACGCCTAGTAGTAGAGCCGGTGTGTTACGCCGCCTGTGTGCTGTTTTTAGCCACTAGATTGCCTTTCCGTATTCCGGTAGGGCAATGGGGCGATTTATCGTATGGCACCTATTTGCTGCACTTTCCGCTTATTCAGTTATTCATTGCCCTAGGCTCGTTTCATCAGCAGTCGTGGGGCGGCTTAGCGCTGTTGCTGCTGGTGGTGCTAGGGGCGGCTTTCTTGCTGTGGCACAGTGTGGAAAAGCCTTTTCTGAAACGAAATTCGCACTACGTTCCGGCAGAAAATGTTACGGCATCAGCCAAAATTTAA
- the glf gene encoding UDP-galactopyranose mutase — protein sequence MFDYLIVGAGFAGSVLAERLATRSNKKVLVVDKRNHIAGNAYDHYNEEGILVHKYGPHIFHTNSKDVFEYLSDFTDWRPYEHRVLASVDGQHVPMPINLDTINMLYGLSLNSFEVEQFLESLAESIPVIKTSEDVVVSKVGRELYEKFFRNYTRKQWGMDPSELDKSVTSRVPTRTNRDNRYFTDTYQAMPLHGYTRMFERMLDHPNIKVMLNTDYHDIMDFIPFKEMIFTGPVDEYFDFKFGKLPYRSLEFKHETLSTEQFLPAPVVNYPNEHLYTRVTEFKQLTGQQHPKTSVVYEYPKAEGDPYYPVPRLENAELYNKYKKLADETPNVHFVGRLATYKYYNMDQVVAQALTLYKKLTEKTEEAQKTVVKPAITGSASILDKLVPRDPAKKP from the coding sequence ATGTTCGATTATCTCATCGTAGGGGCCGGCTTCGCTGGCAGCGTGCTGGCCGAGCGGCTGGCCACGCGTTCCAATAAAAAGGTTCTGGTAGTTGACAAGCGCAACCACATTGCGGGCAATGCCTACGACCATTATAACGAGGAAGGTATTCTGGTTCACAAGTACGGGCCGCACATCTTCCACACCAATTCCAAGGACGTATTCGAGTATCTCTCCGACTTCACGGATTGGCGCCCGTATGAGCACCGGGTTCTGGCTTCTGTAGACGGCCAGCACGTGCCGATGCCCATCAACCTAGACACTATCAATATGCTCTATGGCCTCTCGCTGAACAGCTTTGAGGTAGAGCAGTTTCTGGAGTCTTTGGCCGAAAGCATTCCGGTTATCAAGACGTCGGAAGATGTGGTGGTGAGCAAAGTAGGCCGGGAGTTGTATGAGAAGTTCTTCCGCAACTACACCCGCAAGCAGTGGGGCATGGACCCCTCGGAGCTGGACAAGTCCGTAACGAGCCGCGTGCCCACCCGCACCAACCGCGACAACCGTTACTTTACGGATACTTACCAGGCCATGCCGCTGCACGGCTATACGCGCATGTTTGAGCGCATGCTGGACCATCCGAACATCAAGGTGATGCTCAATACCGACTACCATGACATCATGGATTTCATTCCCTTCAAGGAAATGATCTTCACGGGTCCGGTAGATGAGTATTTCGACTTCAAGTTTGGCAAACTGCCCTACCGCTCGCTGGAGTTCAAGCACGAAACGCTCAGCACCGAGCAGTTCCTGCCCGCTCCGGTAGTAAACTACCCCAACGAGCACCTCTACACCCGCGTAACGGAGTTCAAGCAGCTTACGGGCCAGCAGCACCCCAAAACGAGCGTGGTGTATGAGTATCCGAAAGCCGAGGGCGACCCTTACTACCCCGTGCCGCGCCTGGAAAACGCTGAGCTGTACAATAAGTACAAGAAGCTGGCCGACGAAACCCCCAATGTGCACTTTGTAGGCCGCCTAGCTACCTACAAGTATTACAATATGGACCAAGTGGTAGCGCAGGCTCTCACGCTTTATAAGAAGCTCACGGAGAAAACCGAAGAAGCCCAAAAAACAGTTGTGAAACCAGCCATTACGGGCTCGGCTTCTATTCTGGATAAGCTCGTGCCCCGCGACCCGGCCAAAAAGCCGTAA
- a CDS encoding glycosyltransferase family 1 protein codes for MSLSPPAESPARASASPSSTTSASAQSIRYTLPDLVCFAHLHWDFVWQRPQHLLSRFAQQGRVFYVEEAFYHADDLIEPHMEVKERHNGVKVLVVHLPDRLRHQEKESEQIQEAVLSDFFQENNINQYIFWYYTPMALGKSRSFTPQLTVYDCMDELAAFKFAPPMLREREQELFGKADLVFTGGHTLYEAKSQQHADAHPFPSSIDKDHFGQARQEMPEPADQAGIAYPRVGFFGVVDERLDIELLRQLADAHPEWQFVIIGPVVKIDPAILPRQQNVHYLGSKDYQELPAYLRGWDVATLLFADNESTKFISPTKTPEYLAAGRPVVSTPIRDVVRPYGELNLVQIAATADEFGQAIGKALTQTQDADWRQRTDDYLATISWDLTWEQMVALMQQKLTANTSPSRSASGA; via the coding sequence ATGTCGCTGTCGCCACCAGCGGAGTCACCCGCACGTGCCTCTGCCTCCCCTTCCTCCACGACCTCCGCTTCTGCCCAATCCATACGCTACACCCTGCCCGATCTAGTCTGCTTTGCTCACTTGCACTGGGACTTTGTATGGCAGCGCCCCCAACACCTATTGTCGCGCTTCGCCCAGCAAGGCCGCGTATTTTACGTAGAAGAAGCCTTTTATCACGCCGACGACCTGATTGAACCTCACATGGAGGTGAAGGAGCGGCATAATGGTGTGAAAGTGCTGGTGGTCCATCTTCCAGATCGGTTACGCCATCAGGAAAAGGAATCGGAGCAAATACAGGAAGCTGTATTGAGCGACTTCTTTCAAGAAAACAACATTAATCAGTACATTTTTTGGTATTACACGCCCATGGCTCTGGGCAAGTCGCGCTCTTTCACGCCGCAGCTTACCGTATATGATTGTATGGATGAGCTGGCGGCGTTCAAGTTTGCCCCGCCAATGTTGCGCGAGCGGGAGCAGGAGCTGTTTGGAAAGGCCGACTTGGTGTTTACAGGCGGCCACACGCTCTACGAGGCCAAGAGCCAGCAGCACGCCGATGCGCACCCTTTTCCCAGCAGCATCGACAAGGACCACTTTGGTCAGGCTCGCCAGGAAATGCCCGAACCCGCCGATCAGGCCGGTATTGCGTACCCACGAGTGGGCTTCTTCGGGGTAGTGGATGAGCGCTTGGATATCGAGCTGCTTCGCCAGCTGGCCGATGCACATCCGGAATGGCAATTTGTCATTATCGGGCCAGTCGTGAAAATCGATCCGGCTATTTTACCACGTCAGCAGAACGTGCATTATCTCGGCAGCAAGGACTATCAGGAACTGCCAGCGTATTTGCGGGGTTGGGATGTAGCTACGTTGCTCTTCGCTGATAACGAGAGTACAAAATTTATCTCGCCCACCAAAACACCGGAATACCTGGCCGCTGGCCGACCCGTGGTGAGCACCCCTATTCGCGATGTAGTGCGGCCCTATGGTGAGCTAAACCTCGTCCAGATTGCGGCCACGGCCGATGAGTTCGGTCAGGCCATTGGAAAGGCCCTTACTCAAACGCAGGATGCCGACTGGCGCCAGCGTACCGACGATTACCTGGCTACTATTTCCTGGGACTTAACCTGGGAACAGATGGTAGCCCTGATGCAGCAAAAGTTGACGGCGAACACGAGTCCGTCGCGTTCCGCCTCTGGTGCATAG
- a CDS encoding GNAT family N-acetyltransferase — MLSSDLVFLRPLEADDLDFLYALENDPAVWGVSDTLAPVSRHTLRQYLDNAGADFHEVRQLRLVLCAQATREPVGTVDIFDFDPLHQRAGVGIMVLGQFRRRGYARAALDLLVTYAWQVLRLHQIYCTISILNRSSVRLFKTSGFTKIGVRREWLRTAEGWQDVVEMQRLLSPA, encoded by the coding sequence ATGCTTTCTTCCGACCTCGTTTTTCTGCGCCCTCTCGAAGCCGACGACCTCGACTTTCTGTATGCGCTGGAAAACGACCCAGCCGTGTGGGGCGTTTCGGACACGCTGGCGCCGGTTTCCCGGCACACGCTACGCCAGTACCTGGATAACGCCGGCGCCGATTTCCATGAGGTGCGGCAGTTGCGGCTGGTGCTATGCGCCCAGGCTACGCGGGAGCCTGTCGGCACCGTTGATATTTTTGACTTTGACCCTTTACACCAGCGGGCCGGCGTAGGCATCATGGTGCTAGGCCAGTTCCGACGGCGCGGCTATGCCCGCGCTGCATTGGATTTATTGGTGACCTACGCGTGGCAAGTGTTACGTCTGCATCAGATATATTGCACTATATCGATATTGAACCGGTCGAGTGTAAGATTATTCAAAACGTCTGGTTTTACGAAAATAGGCGTACGGCGAGAGTGGCTCCGAACGGCCGAGGGCTGGCAGGACGTGGTAGAAATGCAGCGACTTTTAAGCCCGGCCTAG
- a CDS encoding aldo/keto reductase produces the protein MKYNLLGNTGLKVSELCLGTMTYGGKGWAAAIGNLDQQAVDEQVKRAVEAGINFIDTANVYSEGLSEELTGQSIHNLGLSRHDLVLATKVRGKMGEGPNDAGLTRKHIFQQVDDSLRRLKTDYIDLYQTHSYDPLTPLEETLRALDDLVRSGKVRYIGASNLAAWQLMKALSYSTYNHVEKYVSLQAYYTVAGRDLERELVPLLQDQKVGLMVWSPLAGGFLSGKFTRESQNEEGARRTGFDFPPVDKDKAFDILDVLRPMAEAKGVSVAQVALAWLLHHPVVTSVIIGAKKMEQLEDNLKAVDVQLTPEDLQKLAEISQLAPEYPGWMLDFTKGDRQA, from the coding sequence ATGAAATATAACCTACTGGGCAACACGGGCCTTAAAGTATCGGAATTATGTCTGGGTACGATGACCTACGGCGGCAAAGGATGGGCCGCTGCCATCGGTAATCTGGATCAGCAAGCCGTGGATGAACAAGTAAAACGAGCCGTGGAGGCGGGCATCAACTTCATTGATACCGCTAATGTGTACTCCGAAGGGCTGTCGGAGGAGCTTACGGGCCAATCGATTCACAACCTAGGCCTCTCCCGCCACGACCTGGTGCTGGCCACCAAAGTGCGCGGCAAAATGGGCGAAGGCCCTAACGATGCCGGCCTCACGCGCAAGCACATCTTCCAGCAGGTAGATGACAGCCTGCGCCGCCTCAAAACCGACTACATCGACCTCTACCAAACGCACAGCTACGACCCACTCACGCCGCTGGAAGAAACTCTGCGCGCCCTTGATGACCTGGTGCGCAGCGGCAAGGTGCGCTACATCGGGGCCAGCAATCTGGCGGCTTGGCAGCTCATGAAGGCCCTGAGCTACTCTACCTACAACCACGTGGAGAAGTACGTCTCGCTACAGGCCTACTACACCGTAGCCGGCCGCGACCTGGAGCGGGAACTGGTGCCGCTGTTGCAAGACCAGAAAGTAGGCCTGATGGTATGGAGCCCGTTGGCCGGTGGTTTCCTGAGCGGCAAATTCACCCGGGAAAGTCAGAACGAGGAAGGCGCCCGCCGCACGGGCTTCGACTTCCCACCCGTGGACAAAGACAAGGCCTTTGATATTCTGGATGTGTTGCGCCCGATGGCTGAAGCGAAAGGAGTTTCGGTGGCGCAAGTGGCCTTAGCGTGGCTGCTGCATCATCCGGTAGTTACGAGCGTCATTATTGGCGCCAAGAAAATGGAGCAACTCGAAGACAATCTGAAAGCAGTGGACGTACAGCTGACGCCGGAAGATCTTCAGAAGCTAGCCGAAATCAGCCAACTAGCCCCGGAGTACCCCGGCTGGATGCTGGACTTCACGAAAGGCGACCGGCAGGCCTAG